In Pseudomonas fluorescens, a genomic segment contains:
- a CDS encoding Dyp-type peroxidase, whose product MSTSSVQPPLEPQSVCHPITSSAIFMVATVAPGTEDSVRAWCADIAGLVRSVGKRVPAGNLTCVCGFGSQAWDRLFGAPRPASLHPFREFGVPGRMAVSTPGDILLHIRAEQMDLCFELATQLMTALGDSVKVVDEVQGFRYFDMRSIIGFVDGTENPVGRKAVGFTIVGDEDPEFEGGSYVLVQKYLHNMTAWNGLTVEAQEKVIGRTKLSDIELDDAAKPSNSHSALTVITDENGEEVKILRDNMPFGRPGAGEFGTYFIGYARSPQPLEQMLENMFVGRPAGNYDRLLDFSTAVTGGLFFVPSADLLDELAERSPGL is encoded by the coding sequence ATGTCGACTTCGTCTGTTCAGCCGCCTCTTGAGCCTCAGTCCGTCTGCCACCCCATCACCAGCAGCGCGATTTTCATGGTTGCCACCGTCGCGCCTGGCACTGAAGACAGCGTGCGCGCCTGGTGCGCGGACATCGCCGGGCTGGTGCGCTCGGTGGGTAAACGCGTGCCGGCGGGCAACCTCACGTGCGTCTGTGGCTTCGGCTCGCAGGCTTGGGACCGGCTGTTCGGCGCGCCACGCCCGGCCTCGCTGCATCCATTTCGCGAGTTCGGGGTGCCAGGGCGCATGGCAGTGTCGACGCCCGGCGACATCCTGCTGCACATCCGTGCCGAACAGATGGACCTGTGCTTTGAACTCGCCACCCAACTGATGACGGCCCTCGGTGACAGCGTCAAGGTCGTGGATGAAGTCCAGGGTTTCCGCTACTTCGACATGCGCAGCATCATCGGCTTTGTCGACGGCACCGAGAACCCGGTGGGGCGCAAGGCCGTGGGCTTCACCATCGTCGGCGACGAAGACCCCGAATTCGAAGGCGGCAGCTACGTGCTGGTGCAGAAATACCTGCACAACATGACCGCCTGGAACGGCCTGACCGTGGAAGCCCAGGAAAAGGTGATCGGGCGCACCAAGTTGTCGGATATCGAGTTGGACGATGCGGCCAAGCCGAGCAATTCCCACAGCGCGCTGACCGTCATCACCGACGAGAACGGCGAAGAAGTGAAAATCCTGCGCGACAACATGCCCTTCGGCCGTCCGGGCGCCGGGGAGTTCGGCACCTACTTCATCGGTTACGCACGCTCGCCGCAGCCACTGGAGCAGATGCTGGAAAACATGTTCGTCGGCCGCCCGGCGGGCAACTACGACCGCTTGCTCGACTTCAGCACGGCGGTCACCGGCGGCTTGTTTTTCGTGCCGTCGGCCGATCTGCTCGACGAACTGGCGGAGCGCAGCCCCGGCCTATAG
- a CDS encoding GNAT family N-acetyltransferase produces the protein MPETTVELIQTGPEASELIRNLYQYYAYESSDWEQEDVEADGRFYIHDEHLNRYWQDPQWSANLLLVDGYIAGFLLIEGSEVPGIHALELADLFILKRYRRKGIGSAIATQVLCSGEADWLVRFYDQDEVSQAFWRTVLDNLPRPVQAIELDDDPQLTSYLITRAALH, from the coding sequence ATGCCTGAAACCACCGTTGAATTGATCCAGACCGGCCCCGAAGCATCCGAGTTGATCCGCAATCTTTACCAGTACTACGCCTACGAGTCGTCGGACTGGGAGCAGGAAGATGTCGAGGCGGACGGTCGTTTCTACATCCATGACGAACACCTGAACCGCTATTGGCAAGACCCGCAATGGAGCGCCAACCTGTTGCTGGTCGACGGTTATATCGCCGGCTTCCTGCTGATCGAGGGCAGCGAAGTGCCGGGCATCCATGCCTTGGAACTGGCCGACCTGTTTATTCTCAAGCGCTATCGTCGCAAGGGCATCGGCAGCGCGATCGCCACCCAGGTGCTGTGCAGCGGCGAGGCCGATTGGCTGGTGCGTTTCTATGACCAGGATGAAGTGTCCCAGGCATTCTGGCGTACGGTGCTGGATAACCTGCCACGCCCGGTGCAGGCCATCGAGCTGGACGATGACCCGCAGTTGACCAGTTACCTGATTACCCGGGCGGCGTTGCATTGA
- a CDS encoding alkene reductase, with protein MTHSVLSTPISLGHHTLNNRVVLPPLTRQRSAQPGDIATDLMAEYYRQRATAGFMVSEGTQIEPRGQGYAWTPGIYTPAQIDGWRKVTDAVHAEGGVIFAQLWHVGRVSHNALQPDGAAPVAPSALAAEQAKAFIATGPGVGELMQPPVPRALTTQEVKALVQHYAQAARNALDAGFDGVEIHSANGYLVNQFISAHANQRDDEYGGSLDNRLRFLREIVEAVCKVVGPERLGVRFSPLFSGTDEDRVYIGLVEEDPHHTYIEAIKVLQASGIAYVSIAEADWDNAPVLPDTFREAVRSTFSGRIIYAGRYTAERGAKLVEAGLADLIAFGRPFIANPDLPQRLFNGWPLNPLREEGMYGGGEVGYIDYPVYSE; from the coding sequence ATGACCCACTCTGTTTTAAGTACCCCGATTTCACTGGGGCATCACACCCTGAACAACCGTGTGGTGCTGCCGCCCCTGACACGCCAGCGCAGCGCGCAACCCGGCGATATCGCCACCGACCTGATGGCCGAGTATTACCGCCAGCGCGCGACGGCCGGCTTTATGGTCAGCGAAGGCACGCAGATTGAACCGCGTGGCCAGGGTTACGCCTGGACGCCAGGCATCTACACCCCCGCGCAGATTGACGGCTGGCGCAAAGTCACCGACGCCGTGCACGCCGAGGGCGGGGTCATCTTCGCCCAGTTGTGGCACGTGGGCCGCGTGTCCCATAACGCCTTGCAGCCCGACGGCGCCGCACCGGTTGCGCCGTCCGCACTGGCAGCCGAGCAAGCCAAAGCCTTTATCGCAACCGGGCCGGGTGTGGGCGAGCTGATGCAACCGCCGGTGCCCCGTGCGTTGACCACCCAAGAGGTCAAGGCACTGGTCCAGCACTACGCCCAGGCGGCACGCAATGCACTGGACGCAGGGTTTGACGGGGTCGAGATTCATTCGGCCAACGGCTACCTAGTCAACCAGTTCATCTCGGCCCACGCCAACCAGCGTGACGACGAATACGGCGGCTCACTGGATAATCGCCTGCGCTTTTTGCGTGAGATCGTCGAGGCGGTGTGCAAGGTGGTGGGGCCGGAACGGTTGGGCGTGCGTTTTTCGCCGCTGTTCAGCGGTACCGATGAGGACCGTGTGTATATCGGCCTGGTGGAAGAAGACCCGCATCACACCTACATCGAAGCGATCAAGGTGCTGCAAGCCTCGGGCATCGCCTATGTCTCCATCGCCGAAGCCGACTGGGACAACGCCCCCGTGTTGCCCGACACCTTCCGTGAAGCCGTGCGCAGCACCTTCAGCGGCCGCATTATCTATGCCGGTCGTTACACCGCTGAACGCGGCGCGAAACTGGTGGAAGCCGGGCTGGCGGATTTGATTGCCTTCGGACGGCCGTTCATTGCCAACCCGGATCTGCCGCAGCGGCTATTCAACGGCTGGCCGTTGAATCCGCTGCGAGAAGAGGGGATGTATGGTGGGGGGGAGGTGGGTTACATCGACTACCCCGTCTATTCCGAATAG
- a CDS encoding Gfo/Idh/MocA family oxidoreductase — MSTQNIRLGLIGAGRMGSFHGLTAARHIPGATLAAIADPTPGQAARLAAELGVDKVYTDPQQLLDDPDIDGVLIAAPARSHAELVISAARAGKGIFCEKPMAITLDEADRAIAAAADARVPLQVGFNRRFAKSFRTAHLDVAAGRIGTPQLLRSLTRDPALNNPANSPQWVIFLETLIHDFDTLRYLNPGAEAVQVYVMADALIAPEYKSKGFLDTAVVAIRFDNGAIATAEANFQAVYGYDVRGEVFGSAGMLSMGSLNDSDLVRYLAQGIQADTQRMDTDLLRDAYIAELNHFVDCLRSGAKPMASGEDARAALAIARACIESFETGRAVAVQGAR; from the coding sequence ATGAGTACACAGAACATCCGCCTGGGCTTGATCGGTGCTGGTCGCATGGGAAGCTTCCACGGCTTGACCGCTGCGCGACACATCCCCGGCGCGACCCTCGCCGCCATCGCCGACCCCACTCCCGGCCAAGCCGCACGCCTGGCAGCCGAACTGGGGGTGGACAAGGTCTACACCGACCCGCAGCAGTTGCTCGACGACCCGGACATCGACGGCGTCCTCATCGCCGCCCCCGCCCGCAGCCACGCCGAACTGGTGATCAGCGCCGCTCGCGCCGGCAAGGGGATCTTCTGCGAAAAACCCATGGCCATCACCCTCGACGAAGCCGACCGCGCCATTGCCGCCGCGGCCGATGCGCGCGTGCCGCTGCAGGTCGGTTTCAATCGGCGCTTCGCCAAGAGCTTCCGCACCGCCCACCTCGACGTGGCGGCCGGCCGCATCGGCACGCCGCAGCTGTTGCGCTCGCTGACCCGCGACCCGGCACTCAATAACCCGGCCAATTCGCCGCAATGGGTGATCTTCCTGGAAACCCTGATCCACGACTTCGACACCCTGCGCTACCTCAACCCCGGTGCCGAAGCGGTGCAGGTGTATGTGATGGCCGACGCACTGATCGCGCCGGAGTACAAAAGCAAAGGCTTCCTCGACACCGCCGTGGTCGCGATCCGCTTCGACAACGGCGCCATCGCCACCGCCGAGGCCAACTTCCAGGCAGTGTACGGCTACGACGTGCGCGGCGAAGTGTTCGGCAGCGCCGGCATGCTGAGCATGGGCAGCCTCAACGACTCCGACCTGGTGCGCTACCTGGCCCAGGGCATCCAGGCCGACACCCAGCGTATGGACACCGACCTGCTGCGCGACGCCTACATCGCCGAACTCAACCACTTTGTCGACTGCTTGCGCAGCGGCGCCAAGCCCATGGCCAGTGGTGAAGACGCGCGCGCCGCCCTGGCGATCGCCCGCGCCTGTATCGAGTCGTTCGAAACCGGCAGGGCCGTGGCCGTGCAGGGAGCCCGCTGA
- a CDS encoding sigma-54 interaction domain-containing protein, with the protein MSMAFSMQDLDYLTALGPAALNDGPIAALEHAWRACLAGQVQRPVEVRQVIWDSWRRSVDAGIDPQDSQYRFAAADTLATTLASHRVLIAAAAQVMHGLLAYNPRGHINLTDADGITLYFCGLDITPVGSRLLESVQGTNCTGLALAEDRLVYVLAEENFGSGLRQRRMHCAAAPIRNAQGQTLAMLTLTAEPGWFHFHTLGTVQAAAEAVSRQMALQALLEEQQTVLEVLNEGLVVLDERGCIKALNRYARQLFGVGLELIGSPFQRLGRSELSDAILLRGGESVRDLDCTFHLHDRSQLACLVSVCPLEQGGVIVSLRENRRIREITRRIISTQARYTFDTIQGTSRAIQDALHLGRIASRSESTTLILGESGTGKELFAQAIHNASDRANGPFVAVNCGAIPRDLVQSELFGHVEGAFTGSARGGSAGKFELADGGTIFLDEIGDMSFDAQVSLLRVLQEGEITRVGAKNSRQVDVRIIAATHRNLSQAVAEGAFREDLYYRLNVLNLTVPPLRMRREDIPLLARHFLTRCARSLRKAVQGFAPDALELLSAYAWPGNVRELENSIERATNLATGEWIQAADLPLETRPRATLRHHEPQPAQDLSSHEMHAIVATLKSTGGNIRLAARQLNVSRGGLYNKMSRFGLNAGDFRGA; encoded by the coding sequence ATGAGCATGGCGTTCAGCATGCAAGACCTCGACTACCTGACGGCCCTGGGGCCGGCGGCGCTGAACGACGGCCCCATTGCCGCGCTGGAACACGCGTGGCGCGCGTGCCTGGCCGGTCAGGTGCAGCGCCCGGTCGAGGTGCGCCAGGTGATCTGGGACTCGTGGCGGCGCAGTGTCGATGCTGGTATCGACCCGCAGGACAGCCAATACCGCTTCGCCGCCGCCGACACGCTGGCGACCACCCTGGCCAGCCACCGCGTGCTGATCGCCGCCGCCGCGCAAGTCATGCACGGCTTGTTGGCCTACAACCCTCGCGGCCATATCAACCTCACCGACGCCGACGGCATCACCCTGTATTTCTGCGGGCTGGACATCACCCCCGTCGGCAGTCGCCTGCTCGAATCAGTCCAGGGCACCAATTGCACCGGCCTGGCCCTGGCCGAAGACCGCCTGGTGTACGTGCTGGCCGAGGAGAACTTCGGCAGTGGCCTGCGCCAACGCCGCATGCACTGCGCCGCCGCGCCGATCAGGAATGCCCAGGGCCAGACCCTGGCGATGCTGACCCTCACTGCCGAGCCCGGCTGGTTTCACTTTCACACCCTCGGCACCGTGCAAGCCGCCGCCGAAGCGGTCTCTCGTCAGATGGCCCTGCAAGCGCTGTTGGAAGAGCAGCAAACCGTGCTCGAAGTCCTCAACGAGGGCCTGGTGGTGCTCGATGAGCGTGGCTGCATCAAGGCGCTCAACCGTTATGCCCGGCAACTGTTCGGAGTGGGGCTGGAACTGATCGGCAGCCCGTTCCAGCGCCTGGGCCGCAGTGAGTTGAGTGACGCCATTCTTCTACGCGGCGGTGAGTCGGTGCGTGACCTCGATTGCACCTTCCACCTGCACGACCGCAGCCAGCTCGCCTGCCTGGTCTCGGTGTGCCCGTTGGAGCAGGGCGGGGTGATCGTGTCACTGCGCGAGAACCGCCGCATCCGCGAAATCACCCGGCGCATCATCAGCACCCAGGCCCGCTATACCTTCGACACCATCCAGGGCACGTCGCGGGCGATCCAGGACGCGCTGCACCTGGGGCGTATCGCCAGTCGCAGTGAATCCACCACCCTGATCCTCGGCGAAAGCGGCACCGGCAAGGAACTGTTCGCCCAGGCCATCCACAACGCCAGCGACCGCGCCAACGGCCCGTTCGTGGCGGTCAACTGCGGCGCGATCCCACGCGATCTGGTGCAAAGCGAGCTGTTCGGGCATGTCGAAGGCGCATTCACCGGCTCGGCCCGTGGCGGGTCGGCGGGCAAGTTTGAACTGGCGGATGGCGGTACGATCTTTCTGGATGAGATTGGCGATATGTCCTTCGACGCTCAGGTCAGCCTGCTGCGCGTATTACAGGAAGGCGAGATCACCCGCGTCGGCGCGAAAAACTCACGGCAGGTGGACGTGCGCATCATCGCCGCGACCCACCGCAACCTTAGCCAGGCGGTGGCCGAAGGCGCGTTCCGTGAAGACCTCTACTACCGCCTCAACGTACTGAACCTGACCGTACCGCCGTTGCGCATGCGCCGTGAAGACATCCCGTTGCTGGCGCGGCACTTCCTTACACGCTGTGCTCGTTCGCTGCGTAAAGCGGTGCAGGGCTTTGCCCCGGATGCGCTGGAATTGCTCTCGGCCTACGCCTGGCCGGGCAATGTGCGCGAGCTGGAAAACAGCATCGAGCGCGCCACCAACCTGGCGACAGGCGAGTGGATCCAGGCGGCCGATCTGCCTCTGGAAACCAGACCGCGCGCCACGCTGCGCCACCACGAACCTCAGCCCGCCCAGGACCTGAGCAGCCACGAAATGCACGCCATCGTCGCCACGCTCAAAAGCACCGGCGGCAACATCCGCCTGGCCGCCCGGCAACTGAACGTATCGCGGGGTGGGTTGTACAACAAGATGAGTCGATTCGGCCTGAATGCCGGCGATTTTCGCGGCGCGTAA
- a CDS encoding type 1 glutamine amidotransferase domain-containing protein, whose amino-acid sequence MKVLMVLTSHDQLGDTGRKTGFWLEEFAAPYYAFKDAGVEVVLASPAGGQPPLDPVSDAPDAQTEQTRRFAADPAAQQALANTVKLDTVNADDFDTVFYPGGHGPLWDLAESPVSIALIESFERAGKPIGFVCHAPGALRHVKAVNGEPLVKGRRVTGFSNSEEKAVGLTDVVPFLIEDDFKALGGKYEKGADWQSFVLEDGLLVTGQNPASSSDVAKALLKLTA is encoded by the coding sequence ATGAAAGTATTAATGGTACTGACCTCTCACGACCAACTGGGCGACACCGGCCGCAAGACCGGCTTCTGGCTCGAAGAATTTGCCGCGCCGTACTACGCGTTCAAGGACGCCGGGGTCGAGGTGGTCCTGGCATCCCCGGCCGGCGGCCAGCCGCCCCTGGACCCGGTCAGTGACGCACCCGATGCACAAACCGAACAAACCCGCCGCTTTGCCGCCGACCCGGCTGCGCAGCAGGCCCTGGCCAACACGGTCAAATTGGACACGGTCAACGCTGACGACTTCGACACCGTGTTCTACCCAGGTGGCCACGGCCCGCTGTGGGACCTGGCGGAGTCGCCGGTTTCCATCGCCCTGATCGAGTCCTTCGAGCGGGCCGGCAAACCTATCGGCTTTGTCTGCCACGCGCCGGGTGCCTTGCGTCACGTCAAGGCGGTCAATGGCGAGCCGCTGGTCAAGGGCCGTCGCGTCACCGGCTTCTCCAATTCGGAAGAGAAGGCGGTGGGCTTGACCGATGTGGTGCCGTTCCTGATTGAAGATGATTTCAAGGCCCTGGGCGGCAAGTATGAAAAGGGCGCGGATTGGCAGTCCTTTGTCCTCGAAGATGGTTTGCTGGTCACCGGGCAGAACCCTGCCAGCTCCAGTGATGTGGCCAAGGCCCTGCTGAAACTCACCGCTTAA
- a CDS encoding sugar phosphate isomerase/epimerase family protein produces MRQFLVFQSLWAMHTEPGPLEAQLDRIKAAGFDGITDHYWQAADVARLHAAAMARGLQIEGQLFPQSVDDLATALDVISRHGCHHLTLQADVRPRTQTEAARLIEGWQRLAEQVDFPVLLETHRYRLTNDLLFTLDLLTQMPDLKLLADLSHYVVGRELPEPGAVEDDEQIRTILQHSWGFHGRVASSEQVQVSLAFPQHQAWVQRFTEWWRYGIEDWLARPETPQSLSFTCELGPPPYAITGADGHEISDRWAEALKLKALIRDVWQECRK; encoded by the coding sequence ATGCGCCAATTCCTGGTATTCCAATCCTTGTGGGCGATGCACACCGAGCCCGGCCCTCTGGAGGCCCAACTCGACCGTATCAAAGCCGCCGGTTTCGACGGCATTACCGATCACTATTGGCAAGCCGCCGATGTGGCGCGACTGCACGCCGCCGCCATGGCGCGGGGCCTGCAGATCGAAGGCCAGTTGTTCCCGCAAAGCGTCGACGACCTGGCGACCGCGCTGGATGTGATCAGCCGCCACGGCTGCCACCACCTCACCCTGCAAGCCGATGTGCGCCCACGTACCCAAACCGAGGCCGCGCGTTTGATCGAAGGCTGGCAACGCCTGGCCGAGCAGGTGGACTTTCCGGTGCTGTTGGAAACCCACCGCTATCGCCTCACCAACGACCTGCTGTTCACCCTCGACCTGCTGACGCAGATGCCCGACCTGAAACTGCTCGCTGACTTGTCCCACTACGTGGTCGGGCGCGAATTGCCCGAGCCCGGCGCCGTTGAAGACGATGAACAGATCCGCACGATCCTGCAGCACAGCTGGGGCTTTCATGGGCGTGTGGCCAGCAGTGAACAGGTGCAAGTCTCCCTGGCGTTTCCCCAGCACCAAGCCTGGGTGCAACGCTTTACCGAGTGGTGGCGCTACGGGATCGAAGACTGGCTGGCTCGCCCCGAAACCCCGCAAAGCCTGTCCTTCACCTGCGAACTGGGCCCGCCGCCCTATGCCATCACCGGCGCCGATGGGCATGAAATCAGTGATCGCTGGGCCGAGGCGTTGAAGCTCAAGGCATTGATTCGCGACGTGTGGCAGGAGTGTCGGAAATGA
- a CDS encoding GlxA family transcriptional regulator, which produces MHSVALMVYPNFQSLSLSLGSVFECANLLRGEPAYEFHLVSESGGAVMTSQGFSVNTTPIRPEGYDTLIVSGYLEFRLPEANLLALVKAASLQSRRIASLCTGIFVLAEAGLLEGKRATTHWIHAPAFRKRYPAIQLEDDKLFIVDGQIWTGAGMSAGVDLALAMVENDLGSDLARRIARKLVIAQRRGSEQSQLSALLELDPKSDRVQLALAYARENLTHDLSVDALADVARLSPRQFSRVFREETGQTPAKAIEALRVEAARAMMETSRHPVEVVARETGFGDRERMRQAFLRAFGQPPQAMQQALFNTRA; this is translated from the coding sequence ATGCACAGCGTTGCGCTGATGGTTTACCCGAACTTCCAATCCTTGAGCCTCAGCCTGGGCTCGGTGTTCGAGTGCGCGAACCTGCTGCGTGGTGAGCCGGCCTATGAGTTTCACCTGGTGTCGGAAAGCGGCGGCGCGGTGATGACGTCCCAGGGGTTCTCGGTCAATACCACGCCGATTCGGCCCGAAGGCTATGACACCCTGATCGTCAGCGGTTACCTGGAATTTCGCCTGCCGGAAGCGAACCTGCTGGCGCTGGTCAAGGCTGCGTCGCTGCAATCGCGGCGGATTGCCTCGCTGTGCACGGGCATTTTCGTGCTGGCCGAGGCTGGGTTGCTGGAAGGCAAGCGCGCCACCACGCACTGGATTCATGCGCCGGCTTTTCGCAAGCGCTACCCGGCTATCCAGTTGGAAGACGACAAGCTGTTCATCGTCGACGGCCAGATCTGGACCGGTGCCGGCATGAGCGCCGGGGTCGACCTGGCGTTGGCGATGGTGGAAAACGACCTGGGCAGCGACCTCGCCCGGCGCATCGCGCGCAAGCTGGTGATTGCCCAGCGTCGCGGCAGTGAACAATCGCAGTTGTCCGCCTTGCTGGAACTGGACCCCAAGTCCGACCGCGTGCAACTGGCCCTGGCCTACGCGCGTGAGAACCTCACCCACGATCTGTCCGTGGACGCCTTGGCCGACGTCGCCCGTCTGAGCCCGCGCCAGTTCAGCCGGGTATTTCGCGAAGAAACCGGGCAGACGCCGGCCAAAGCCATCGAAGCCCTGCGCGTGGAAGCCGCGCGGGCGATGATGGAAACCAGCCGTCACCCCGTGGAAGTGGTGGCGCGCGAAACCGGCTTCGGTGATCGCGAGCGCATGCGCCAGGCGTTTCTACGTGCTTTCGGGCAACCGCCCCAGGCGATGCAACAGGCGCTGTTCAATACGCGTGCCTAG
- a CDS encoding TetR/AcrR family transcriptional regulator has translation MNSETKSARQTILETAQSIVGRKGFSAVGLNEILQAADVPKGSFYHYFDSKDAFGVVLLDTYFDRYVQGMAQLFAQPGLSQQAKLMRYWQAWIDNQTGCTDAGKCLAVKLGAEVSDLSEPMRLALHRGTSRTIQMLAEAMQRGVEDGSLVLEHSPRDLAHQLYALWLGTSVMNKITRTSAPFDQALWLTRQMLGCPEHTDIHIDRGTGT, from the coding sequence ATGAACAGCGAAACCAAAAGTGCACGGCAGACCATTCTGGAGACGGCGCAATCGATTGTGGGCCGCAAAGGGTTTTCCGCCGTGGGGTTGAACGAAATACTGCAAGCCGCCGATGTGCCCAAAGGTTCGTTTTATCACTACTTCGATTCCAAGGATGCATTTGGTGTCGTCTTGCTTGACACCTACTTTGATCGCTACGTGCAGGGAATGGCGCAACTCTTCGCCCAGCCGGGGTTATCCCAGCAGGCCAAGTTGATGCGCTATTGGCAAGCCTGGATCGACAACCAGACCGGCTGCACCGATGCAGGCAAATGCCTTGCCGTCAAACTCGGTGCGGAGGTGTCAGACCTTTCAGAGCCCATGCGATTGGCGCTGCATCGTGGCACCTCGCGCACTATCCAAATGCTCGCCGAGGCCATGCAGCGCGGCGTTGAAGACGGTTCCCTGGTGCTTGAACACAGCCCAAGGGATCTCGCCCATCAGCTGTATGCGTTATGGCTGGGCACCAGCGTCATGAACAAGATCACCCGTACGTCTGCGCCTTTTGATCAGGCGCTGTGGCTGACCCGACAGATGTTGGGTTGCCCTGAACACACTGACATTCACATCGATCGAGGCACTGGAACATGA
- a CDS encoding undecaprenyl-diphosphate phosphatase, translating to MTNVCSAGLDVGFASLDYLQIFILGVIQGITELLPVSSTAHMRVIPALLGWQDPGSAFSAAMQLAALAAVVSYFWRDVHQVTTGSIGAVRRGDYNDRWFKLAVAIVLATIPIGIAGLALSSTLNACNSPLRGLMVIGISCVVMAVLLAAAELRARHTRDVSQMRLRDALIVGVAQIGALIPGVSRSGSTLTAALFLNFKREEAARFSFLLGLPAIALAGLKELWVLLHADMPAHAWPHLLFGLVVASVSAFFAIWGLMKFLERFSTWPFVIYRALLGVFLIVAVSTGLLS from the coding sequence TTGACCAACGTCTGTTCCGCCGGCCTGGATGTGGGCTTCGCCTCTCTGGATTACCTGCAAATCTTTATCCTGGGCGTGATCCAGGGCATTACCGAGTTGTTACCGGTGTCGTCCACCGCCCACATGCGCGTGATACCCGCCCTGCTCGGCTGGCAAGATCCGGGCTCGGCGTTTTCGGCGGCGATGCAGTTGGCGGCGCTGGCTGCGGTGGTCAGTTACTTCTGGCGCGATGTGCACCAAGTGACCACCGGCAGCATCGGCGCGGTACGCCGGGGTGACTACAACGACCGCTGGTTCAAGCTGGCTGTGGCGATTGTGCTGGCGACGATCCCCATCGGCATTGCCGGCCTGGCGCTGTCCTCGACCTTGAATGCCTGCAACTCGCCGTTGCGCGGGCTGATGGTGATCGGCATTTCCTGCGTGGTGATGGCGGTGTTGCTGGCGGCGGCCGAGCTGCGTGCCCGGCATACACGGGACGTCAGCCAGATGCGCCTGCGGGATGCGTTGATCGTCGGTGTCGCCCAGATCGGCGCGTTGATTCCAGGCGTATCGCGTTCCGGCTCGACCCTCACCGCAGCCCTGTTCCTTAACTTCAAACGCGAAGAAGCCGCGCGCTTTTCCTTCCTGCTGGGCCTGCCGGCCATCGCCCTCGCCGGCCTGAAGGAGCTGTGGGTGCTGCTGCACGCCGACATGCCCGCCCACGCCTGGCCGCATTTGCTGTTTGGGCTGGTGGTGGCCAGCGTGTCGGCGTTCTTTGCGATCTGGGGCCTGATGAAGTTCCTGGAGCGCTTCTCCACCTGGCCCTTTGTGATCTACCGCGCGCTGCTCGGGGTGTTCCTGATTGTGGCGGTCAGTACCGGCTTGCTGAGCTGA